Part of the Mycolicibacterium mageritense genome is shown below.
GCGGTTCCTCACCGCGGGGTTCCTGGCCCCGGTCTTCCGTGAGGCACTCGGCGTCGGCTGGAGCCGCGGCCGGCAACGGCTGTTCGAGTGGCTGTTCCTGCTCGTGGCGTTCGGGAACCGGTTCCTGCCGGTGTTCGTCCGCCAGGGTGGCAGCTACCTGCTGCTGGCCGATGTGCGCAGGCGGGCCCGGACCGGCCGGGCACTGATCTGAGCCGCCGTGCGCCGCATACTCAGCAGGCAGGTCAGCGTCGCCGGCCTGCTCGAATTCCTGTTGTGGCTCGCGATCCCGTATCTGGCCATCGGGCTGGCCTGGACGTTCTTCCACCCCGAGCAGGTTCAGCTCATCGAAACCGAACTGCTGACAACGCTTCCCGCGGGGGCCAACCTGGTGGCGTTCGGCGAGGTGACGCTGCTGTGGCCACTCCTGCTCGGCGGCGGCGACATATGCGTGGTCACACCGGTTGGCTAAGGTCGTGCACCGTGAGAGGTAGCGCGGTTCTCGTGGCGGCGGCGGCACTGCTGGCAGCGGGGTGCTCGACATCCGGGACGGTCGTCAACACCGGCGAGACGCCGCAATCCGTCGCGACCACCACGACGGCGCCGCCGCCGCAATTCGGCACGGCGCACCTCGTCGATCCCAACGGCTACATCGCGCAGGTCGACGGGCGCACCGGCTACTACTTCAGCACGCCGAGCGGCCGCTGGCACTGCGCGATCCTGCCGCGCGACAAGGCGGGGTGTCAGTTGGCCGGCGGACTGTCGTCCGGCATCGGCATCACCGGTGCACCTGAGGAGGTACCGGACGGAGCGGGCGGCACCACGACGCCCAACGCGCTCGCGGTCGACCGCGAACACGACGCGGCGTTCGTCGCGCTGACCACCCCCGAGTTCTCCCTGCCCGCCGCCAACGTCCTGCCGTTCGGCAAAGTGCTTGCGGTAGCGGGGTTTCGGTGCAACGTGCAGGAAGAAGCCGGTGTGTCCTGCGTGCGGGAACTGACTGGCAAAGGTTTCACGTTCTCGGCGGACGGCTTCACACCGCAGTACACCGACGTCCCCTAACGTGGATGGATGATCCGGATCGGTACGTCGGGATGGTCGTACGACCACTGGGCCGACGTGCTGTACCCGCCAGGCACGCCTGCGGCGGCGCGGCTGGGCCGCTACGCCGAGGAATTCGACACCGTCGAACTCAACGCGAGCTTCTACCGCTGGCCCCGCGACACCACGTTTGCCGGGTGGAACCGCCGCCTGCCCAGCGGGTTCACCATGTCCGTCAAGGCGCACCGAGGTCTCACCCACTATCGCCGGCTGCGCTCGCCCAAGCCGTGGATCGAGCGGTTCGACCGCTGCTGGACAGCGCTGGGCGACCGCGCCGAAGCCCTGCTGGTGCAAACCCATCCGGCGCTCGAACGCGACGACGACCTGCTCGCGGATTTCCTGTCGCAACTGCCGCGGCGCATACCTGCCGCGATCGAACTGCGCCACCCGTCCTGGCACGTGCCCGACGTCTTCCGGTTGCTGCGTCACCACCACGCGGCCTACGTCGTGATGAGCGGCCCCGGCCTGCCGTGTGAGCCGCAGGCAACCGCGGAACTGGTCTATGTCCGGCTGCACGGACCCGCCGAGGCCACGATGTACGCCGGCTCCTATCCCGACGACCAGCTGCGACAGTGGGCGGAGCGGATCAGCCGCTGGGACGACGACGGGCACCGCGTCGTCGTGTACTTCAACAACGATCTCGGCGGTCACGCGGTGCGCAATGCGCGAACCCTCAAGCGGCTGCTCGCGGCGGGAGTACGCTGATGTGGCATGACCGAATCGTCTTCAATCGTCATCATCGGCGGCGGACTTGCCGGAGCGAAGGCCGCTGAAGCATTGCGGGACAACGACTTTGATGGTCGTGTTGTGTTGTTCGGCGCCGAGGAGCACCTGCCCTACGAACGGCCGCCACTGTCCAAGGAATATCTGGCAGGCAAGAAATCCCTCGATGACTTCACCGTCGATGCCGCGGCCTGGTACCGCGATCACCACGTCGACCTGCGCTTGGGCACCGAGGTCACCGCGATAATTCCGGGCGATCACACCGTGACGCTGCCCGACGGCAGCACCGAGCGCTACGACAAGCTGCTGCTGGCCACCGGGTCGGCGTCGCGCCGCCCGCCCATCCCCGGCTCCGACGCGGACGGCGTCCACTACCTGCGCACCATCGATGATGCCGGGGAGCTCAACTCGGTGCTGAACGAGGGCGCGACGCTGGTGATCGTCGGCGCGGGGTGGATCGGGCTCGAAGTGGCCGCATCGGCCCGCCAGCGCGGTGTCGCCGTCACCGTCGTGGAAGCCGCCCGCATGCCGTTGCTGGCCGCGCTGGGCGCCGAGGTCGGCGAGGTGTTCGCCGAGCTGCACCGCGAACACGGAGTCGATCTTCGGCTCGGCCAGTCGGTCGAGGAGATCACGGTCACCGACGGCAAGGCCACGGGGCTGCGCCTGGGTGACGGCTCGACCGTGCCCTCAGATGCCGTGCTGATCGCCGTCGGTGCGAAACCGAACATCGAACTGGCCGAGCAGGCCGGGCTCGAGCTCGCGGGCGGCGGCATCGCGGTCGACGCATCCCTGCGCACCAGTGACCCCGACATCTACGCCGTGGGCGACATCGCCACGGCGCACAACCCGCTGTTCGGCACCGCCATCCGCACCGAGCACTGGGCCAACGCGCTCAAGCAGCCTGCCGCGGCAGTGGCCGGAATGCTCGGTCGCAGCGCCGAGTACGACGAGCTGCCCTACTTCTTCACCGACCAGTACGACCTCGGCATGGAGTACGTCGGACACGCCCCGGAGTACGCGCAGGTGGTGTTCCGCGGCAACACCGCCAAGCGCGAGTTCGTGGCATTCTGGCTGGCCGAGGACAACCGCGTGCTGGCCGGGATGAACGTCAACGTGTGGGACGTCCTCGATGACGTCAAGGCGCTGATCCGGGCGCAGCGGCCGGTGGATCCGCAGCGTCTCGCCGACCCAGAACAGCCACTGGCGTAACGGTCGCCGTCACCGCGCCGCTGTAACGTGCAGGGTGCGCCAGGGTGTCCGGGCGCGCCGCGCTGATGTGCGGTCGAACCGACTGCGGCAGAAAGGTTGAGCCTCGGTGAGCGTCACGCCCGACGAGTTGACCGGCACTGAGCAGGCGGTACTGCTGGTGTTGATGGCCGAATCCCGGCCTGTGCCCAATCCCGAACTCGAGCGGCTCGGCCCCAAGCTCGACAAACCGGGCCGCGACCGGCTCAACCGGTTGGGTCTGGTCGAGACGACGCCTGGCCGCCCGCTCGTGCACGAACTGACCGATTCGGGTTGGGCCGTGTGTCGCGAGCTGTTCGGCGCCCCGACGCCGCCGCGAACCACCGGGCAGGGCAAGGCGCTCTACACACTGCTGAAGGCGTTGCGGCGGCATTTCGACCGCGCCGACCTGGTGCCGGCCGACGTGTTCCTGCCACCCGGCCCGGCCACCGCCGCCGAGTCCGCTCCCGAGGACCAGGTCCGCGCGGCCTACCACCGCCTGAGTGCGAAACCCGGCGGCTGGGTGGGCCTGGCCCGGTTGCGCGACGAAGTGCCCGGCCTGGCCCGCGCCGAAGTCGACGCCGCACTGGTCAACCTGTACCGCCAGCCAGGGGTCAGCCTGATCCCCGAGGAGAATCAGAAAGTGCTCACCGACGCCGACCGGGCAGCCGCCGTGGAAATCGGCGACCAGAACAAACACCTGATCGCGATCGAGTCCTGATGGAATTGCAACAGCGAGAAGCGCTCAGCGCGCTGCGACTGACCTGGGCGCCGACGGCCGATGACCTGTGGCATTCGCAAGGTGCGCTGCACGTCAGCGGTCTGCACGAACGGCCGATCGCCGACGTGCTCGCCGCCTTCGGCGATGCCGAACGCGAACCCGATTCGAGCCCGCTCGGCGTCGTGGTGCGCGGGCCCGCCGGTTCGGGCAAGACGCATCTGCTCGGCCAGGTGCGTGAGCAGGTGCAGACCTCGGGCGGCTTCTTCTTCCTCGTCGAACTGCTCGACGCCACCAGCTTCTGGCAGTCCGCACGCGCGGGCATCCTCGAAAGCCTCGGCCGGCCCGGCGCGGAACGCGAGACCCAGCTCAAGGATCTGTTGTGGGAGCTGTCGTCGGTCGCCCACATCTCACGGGCCAACCGCCGCGCGGTGATCGGTGACGACGAGATCACGCCCGAAATCCTCAGCGACTTCGTCAACGCGCTGCACAAGGCGCGCCGCGAGACCGTGCGGCGTGCGCATCACACGTTGCGGGCCCTGGTGCTGCTGGCCGCGATGGATCTCGAACTGCAGGACATCGGCGAGGCGTTCCTCACCGCGAGTGCCACCGACGACGCCGACCGCGACGAGCGCAACGCGTGGGGATTGCCCGCGCCGAGCCTGAGCCCGCAGGAATCGGTGCGCGACATCTCCCGGCTCATCGCGCTGGCCGGGCCGTCGGTGCTGGCGCTCGACCAGATCGACACGCTGCTCGCGCAGTCGTCCGACCGCACCGACAGCGACCGGGCCGGCGATACTGCGGCGCCGGGCAACCACGACCTGGAACACGTCGCACACGGCCTGATGTCGATCCGCCAGACCATGCGCCGCACGGTGGGCGTGGTCGCCTGCCTGCCCGCTGCGTGGGAGGCCATCCAGGAGCGGGCGACCGCGACCGTGCAGGACCGGTTCCGCACCACCGCGCTGCTGCAAGGGCTGCCGACTCCCGACATCGGCCGCGCGATCCTGGAACGCCGGTTCACCGCGAGCTACCGGGCCGTCGGCTTCACCGCGCCGTATCCGAGCTGGCCCATCCTGCCCGCGGCGTTCGACGAGGCCACGCAGTACACACCGCGCCAGCTGCTCAAGCGGGCCGACGCCCACGTCCGCCGCTGCCTCGAACGCGACACCGTCGAGGAGCTCGCGCGGCTCACCGGCGAGGTGGCCGAAACTCACGACGAGGTCTCCGAGGACTCCCCGCGTGGTGACACCGGTGAACTCGACCGCAGGTTCGCCGAATACCGGCGCCGGGCCGTGACACTGGCCGCGCTGGATCCCGACGGCGAGGACACCACGATGCCGGGCCTGCTGTCGGCCGCGCTGGAGGCCTGGATCACCGAACGCGGTGAATCCGAGCAATCCTTCCGGCCCGACCCGCCACCCGGTTCGCGCGTGGTGCTGCACGCGCGGCTACGCCAGACGCTCGACGCGGCCACCGACGACGAGCGGCACTGGGCGTTCCGGGCGATCGCCTCGGGAAATGCCGTCGCGGTCCAGAACCGGATCCGGAAAGCTTTGGAGGCAACGGGTTTCAACCCGCAGCGGCGACAGCTGTTCCTGCTGCGCAACTCCCGCTGGCCCAGCGGCGCCAAGACCGCGGCCCTGCTCGACGAGTTCGAAGCCGCCGGTGGACAGGTGCTGCCGCTGAGCGACGACGACTTGCGCACCATGACGGCGCTGCGCGACCTGATCGACGACAATCACGCGGACCTGCCCGAGTGGCTCCGCACGCGCCGCCCGGCGCACGGCATCACGGTGCTGCGCTCGGCGCTCGGCGACGAGGCGGGTGACGCCCCGGAGCCGCTGCCCGCGGCCCAGGCCCCGGAGCCGGCCGAGCTGCCGGTCGCGGAACCCGTCGAAGCGTTCGAGCACTCCCCCACGGCGGTGACGCTCGGAGTCGATGTCGTGGGGCGCAAGCCCATATCGGTCGACCTGGCCGCGCTGCGCAAGCACACCGCGATATTCGCCGGCTCGGGCTCGGGCAAGACCGTGCTGATCCGTCGGCTCGTCGAAGAGTGTGCGCTGCGCGGCGTGTCGTCGATCGTGTTGGACCCCAACAACGATCTGTCCCGGCTGGGCAGCCCGTGGCCAGAATCACCACCCGGCTGGAATCCCGCCGACGACGAGCGTGCCGACGACTACTTCACCAACACCGAAGTGGTGGTGTGGACGCCGCGCCGGTCGACGGGCCGGCCCCTGTCCTTCCAGCCGCTGCCGGACTTCGCGAGCGTCATCGACGATGACGACGAGTTCTCCGATGCCGTCGAATCCGCGGTGGCCGCGCTCGAGCCGCGAGCCCTGATCTCCGGAAACACCGCCAAGGCCAATCGATCCCGCGCGGTGCTGCGCGAGGCGCTGCGGTACTACGGCAGGCACCGGTCGGTCACCTTGAGCGGATTCATCGACCTGCTCGCCGACCTGCCGCCCGACGTCAGCGGGTTGACCGGGGCCAACGCCCTGGCGGCCGAACTCGGGCAGAACCTGCGCGCCGCGATCGTCAACGACCCGCTGTTCGGTGGCGCGGGCGCCGCGGCGGATCCGGGTGCGCTGCTGACCCCGTCCCCCGGTTATCGCGCAAGGGTTTCGGTGATCAGCATGGTCGGGCTGACCAACGAGCAGCAGCGCGAGGGCTTCGTCAACCAGTTGCAGATGGCGTTGTTCGCCTGGATCAAACGCAATCCCGCGGGCGACCGGCCGCTCGGCGGGCTGCTGGTGATGGACGAGGCACAGAACTTCGCGCCGTCGACCCACACCACGGCCTGCACGCACAGCACGCTGGCGTTGTCGTCACAGGCCCGCAAGTACGGGCTGGGCCTGGTCTTCGCGACCCAGGCGCCGCGCGGCCTGCACAATCACATCCCCGGCAACGCCACCACACAGTTCTACGGTCTGCTGAACTCCCCCACCCAGATCGCGGTGGCCAGGGAGATGGCGCGGGTCAAGGGCGGGTTGGTGCCCGACATCAGCAAGCTACGGTCGGGCGACTTCTATCTGGCCTTGGAGGGCAACGCCTTTCACAAGGTCAAGACGCCGTGGTGCCTGTCGTATCATCCGCCGAGCCCGCCGACCACCGACGAGGTGCTCCAACTGGCGCAGCGGGAGCTCGCCGCGCGCTAGGGATCACCGGACACGAGTGTGGGCCTCGTGCACGCGAATCTTCGAAAAAGCGTGCAGGAGGCCCACAGTCGTCCGTGCGGCGAAGGCTCAGGGCTGTTTCTGCCCCGGGATGCCCTCGTAGGCGATGTCGCCGGTCTTGAGGTTCTGATTGGTCAGCTCGACCAGCCCGTCGAGGAACTTCTGCCGGTCGGTGACCACGTGAGCCAGCGCCACGTCGACGTTGTCCTTGGTGATGGCGGGCATGACATACACCGGATCGGTGTCGACCTGCTCACCCTTGACCAGGGCGTTGGCCACCGCGAGGCCCGCCGACAGTTCGACCGTGCCGTTCTGCAGTGAGGTGCCGATGAATTCGCCGCTCTTGACGGCGTTGAGGCCGTCCTCGATACCGTCGATCCCGACGATCGGGACGCCGGCCCGGCCCGCCTCCTTGAGCGCCTGCAGCGCACCCAGACCCATGTCGTCGTTCTGCGACACCACGCCGTCGATCTGATTGCCGAAGCTGGAGATCCAGTTCTTCATCTTGTTGACGGCCTCGTCGCGCTTCCAGTTCGCGGTGTCCTTGGCCAGCACCTTGATGCCCGGGTACTTCGCGAGCACCTGGTCGATACCCTTGCCGCGGTTGATCTCTCCGGAACCACCGAGCGGGCCCTGCAGGATCACGATGTTGCCCTTGCCGCCCAGCTTGTCGGCCATCATCTGCATTTCCTGCGCACCCGCGGCGACGTCGTCCGGTTGGACGTTACCCGCCAGCTCGGTGCTCTCCAGTTCGGCGTTGACCGCGAGCAGCGGGATGTTCTTGGACTTGGCCGACGCGACCTGCGGACCGAGCGAATCCGCCTGCACCGGAACCACGATGATGGCGTCCACACCCTGGTTGATCAACGAGTCGACCTGGCTGGCCTGGGTCGACACGTCGTTGTTGGCCGAGTTCCACACCAGCTCGATGTTGTTGGCCTTGGCGTAGGCCTCCATGCCCTCCTTGCCCGCGGTGATGAACGAACTCATGTCGTACACCGTGACCCCGATGCGGGAGGTGTCGCTGTTGGCGTTGGGATCACCGGCGCCGCACGCGGTCATGCCGAACCCCAGTGCGCCCGCCGCGGTGATCGCGGCGACCTTGGTCAGTAGTCTCATGTGCTTCTTTCGTTTTCATGGCGAGCAGACGCGTAGGTACCCGGGAACGCGCTTTCCGGGGTACTTACACGTCTGCTCGCCGGGGACGGTTAGGGCTGCTTCTGGCCGGGGATGCCCTCGTAGGCGATGTCGCCGGTTTCGAGGTTCTTCTTGGTCAGCTCGGACAATCCGTCGAGGAACTTCTGCCGCTCGGTGACCACGTGCTCGATCGCGACGTCGACGTTTTCCTTGGTGATGGCGGGCATGATGTACACGGGATCGGTGTTGACCTTCTCGCCCTTCGCGAGCGCATTGGCCACCGCGAGGCCCGCCGACAGTTCCACGGTGCCGTTCTGCAGTGAGGTGCCGATGAATTCACCGCTCTTGACGGCGTTGAGGCCGTCCTCGATACCGTCGATGCCCACGATCGGCACGCCGTTGCGGCCCGATTCCTTGAGCGCCTGCAGCGCGCCGAGCCCCATGTCGTCGTTCTGGGCGACCACGCCGTTGATCTGCGGCCCGAAGCCCGAGATCCAGTTCTTCATCTTGTTGACGGCCTCGTCGCGCTTCCAGTTCGCGGTGTCCTTGGCCAGCACCTTGATGTCGGGGTACTTGGCCAGGGTCTGCTCGATGCCCTTGCTGCGGTCGAGTTCACCGGACTGGCCGAGCGGGCCCTGCAGGATCACGATGTTGCCCTTGCCGCCCAGCTTGTCGGCCATCATCTGCATCTCCTGCGCACCCGCGGCCACATCGTCGGGCTGGACGTTACCCGCGATGTCCTTGCTGTCGAGCGCGGCGTTGACGGGAACGAGCGGGATGCCCTTCGCCTTGGCGGAGGCGACCTGCGGCCCGAGCGAATCCGCCTGCACCGGAACCACGATGATGGCGTCCACGCCCTGGTTGATCAGCGAGTCGACCTGGTTGGCCTGCGTGGACACATCGAGATTGGCTGAGTTCCACACCAATTCGATGTTGTTGTCCTTGGCGTAGGCCTCCATGCCCTCCTTGCCCGCGGTGATGAACGAACTCATGTCGTACACCGATACGCCGATGCGCGTGGTGTCCTTGTTGGCGTTGGGGTCACCCGCCCCGCACGCCGTCAGCCCGAGGCCGACGGCTGCCGCCGAGGCGATCGCGAACACCGTTGTTCCCAGTCTCATGTGCCTTCTCTTTCGTTGGTGTTGTGGTTGCGGTGCAGTCACGTTCGTGTCGTCAAGTCCTGCGCCGCGACGACCACACGTCGACGGCGACGGCGGCCACGATCAGCACGCCCTTGATGACGTCCTGCCAGTAGGCCGGCACCACGAGGATGTCCAGGCCGTTGTTGAGCGTCTGAATCATCAGCAGGCCCAACGCTGTCCCCCAGATCGTGCCGCGCCCGCCCATCAGGCTCGCGCCGCCGATCACGACTGCCGCGATGGCGTCGAGCTCGTAGCCCTGCCCCAGGTTCGGCGGTCCCGAGATGACGCGGGAGGCCAGCATCACCCCGGACAGGCCGGCCAAGAGCCCGGAGAACGCGTACACGCTGAACAACACGTTCTTGGCGTTGATACCGGCGATCTCGGCCGCGTTGCGGTTGCCGCCGACCGCGTACACGCGCATGCCGTAGGTGGTGCGCTTCATGATGACGGCCAGCGCGATGATGCCGACGATCATCAGCAGCACCGGGATCTGCAGGCCCAGGATCTTGGTGTTGGCGATCGAACCGAATTCCGCAGGCAGCCCGTTGATCGGCGCGCCTCCACCGATCACATACGCCATACCCGAACCCGCCGTGAGCGT
Proteins encoded:
- a CDS encoding NAD(P)/FAD-dependent oxidoreductase, encoding MTESSSIVIIGGGLAGAKAAEALRDNDFDGRVVLFGAEEHLPYERPPLSKEYLAGKKSLDDFTVDAAAWYRDHHVDLRLGTEVTAIIPGDHTVTLPDGSTERYDKLLLATGSASRRPPIPGSDADGVHYLRTIDDAGELNSVLNEGATLVIVGAGWIGLEVAASARQRGVAVTVVEAARMPLLAALGAEVGEVFAELHREHGVDLRLGQSVEEITVTDGKATGLRLGDGSTVPSDAVLIAVGAKPNIELAEQAGLELAGGGIAVDASLRTSDPDIYAVGDIATAHNPLFGTAIRTEHWANALKQPAAAVAGMLGRSAEYDELPYFFTDQYDLGMEYVGHAPEYAQVVFRGNTAKREFVAFWLAEDNRVLAGMNVNVWDVLDDVKALIRAQRPVDPQRLADPEQPLA
- a CDS encoding ABC transporter permease, whose protein sequence is MSTELKPDGAAPDSSGAATVASPTTGEPVRLFSREWLGGIAVRYSMVIVMLLVIAYFSYRSARFATPDNLITILVAAAPFALIALGQTLVILTGGIDLSVGSVIAVSAMAGAATAKANPGQVWMTVLVAMLVGLAVGCINGFLVSRINVPPFIATLGTLTAGSGMAYVIGGGAPINGLPAEFGSIANTKILGLQIPVLLMIVGIIALAVIMKRTTYGMRVYAVGGNRNAAEIAGINAKNVLFSVYAFSGLLAGLSGVMLASRVISGPPNLGQGYELDAIAAVVIGGASLMGGRGTIWGTALGLLMIQTLNNGLDILVVPAYWQDVIKGVLIVAAVAVDVWSSRRRT
- a CDS encoding helicase HerA domain-containing protein — protein: MELQQREALSALRLTWAPTADDLWHSQGALHVSGLHERPIADVLAAFGDAEREPDSSPLGVVVRGPAGSGKTHLLGQVREQVQTSGGFFFLVELLDATSFWQSARAGILESLGRPGAERETQLKDLLWELSSVAHISRANRRAVIGDDEITPEILSDFVNALHKARRETVRRAHHTLRALVLLAAMDLELQDIGEAFLTASATDDADRDERNAWGLPAPSLSPQESVRDISRLIALAGPSVLALDQIDTLLAQSSDRTDSDRAGDTAAPGNHDLEHVAHGLMSIRQTMRRTVGVVACLPAAWEAIQERATATVQDRFRTTALLQGLPTPDIGRAILERRFTASYRAVGFTAPYPSWPILPAAFDEATQYTPRQLLKRADAHVRRCLERDTVEELARLTGEVAETHDEVSEDSPRGDTGELDRRFAEYRRRAVTLAALDPDGEDTTMPGLLSAALEAWITERGESEQSFRPDPPPGSRVVLHARLRQTLDAATDDERHWAFRAIASGNAVAVQNRIRKALEATGFNPQRRQLFLLRNSRWPSGAKTAALLDEFEAAGGQVLPLSDDDLRTMTALRDLIDDNHADLPEWLRTRRPAHGITVLRSALGDEAGDAPEPLPAAQAPEPAELPVAEPVEAFEHSPTAVTLGVDVVGRKPISVDLAALRKHTAIFAGSGSGKTVLIRRLVEECALRGVSSIVLDPNNDLSRLGSPWPESPPGWNPADDERADDYFTNTEVVVWTPRRSTGRPLSFQPLPDFASVIDDDDEFSDAVESAVAALEPRALISGNTAKANRSRAVLREALRYYGRHRSVTLSGFIDLLADLPPDVSGLTGANALAAELGQNLRAAIVNDPLFGGAGAAADPGALLTPSPGYRARVSVISMVGLTNEQQREGFVNQLQMALFAWIKRNPAGDRPLGGLLVMDEAQNFAPSTHTTACTHSTLALSSQARKYGLGLVFATQAPRGLHNHIPGNATTQFYGLLNSPTQIAVAREMARVKGGLVPDISKLRSGDFYLALEGNAFHKVKTPWCLSYHPPSPPTTDEVLQLAQRELAAR
- the thpA gene encoding sugar ABC transporter xylitol/D-threitol-binding protein ThpA — its product is MRLGTTVFAIASAAAVGLGLTACGAGDPNANKDTTRIGVSVYDMSSFITAGKEGMEAYAKDNNIELVWNSANLDVSTQANQVDSLINQGVDAIIVVPVQADSLGPQVASAKAKGIPLVPVNAALDSKDIAGNVQPDDVAAGAQEMQMMADKLGGKGNIVILQGPLGQSGELDRSKGIEQTLAKYPDIKVLAKDTANWKRDEAVNKMKNWISGFGPQINGVVAQNDDMGLGALQALKESGRNGVPIVGIDGIEDGLNAVKSGEFIGTSLQNGTVELSAGLAVANALAKGEKVNTDPVYIMPAITKENVDVAIEHVVTERQKFLDGLSELTKKNLETGDIAYEGIPGQKQP
- a CDS encoding substrate-binding domain-containing protein — encoded protein: MRLLTKVAAITAAGALGFGMTACGAGDPNANSDTSRIGVTVYDMSSFITAGKEGMEAYAKANNIELVWNSANNDVSTQASQVDSLINQGVDAIIVVPVQADSLGPQVASAKSKNIPLLAVNAELESTELAGNVQPDDVAAGAQEMQMMADKLGGKGNIVILQGPLGGSGEINRGKGIDQVLAKYPGIKVLAKDTANWKRDEAVNKMKNWISSFGNQIDGVVSQNDDMGLGALQALKEAGRAGVPIVGIDGIEDGLNAVKSGEFIGTSLQNGTVELSAGLAVANALVKGEQVDTDPVYVMPAITKDNVDVALAHVVTDRQKFLDGLVELTNQNLKTGDIAYEGIPGQKQP
- a CDS encoding DUF72 domain-containing protein; translation: MIRIGTSGWSYDHWADVLYPPGTPAAARLGRYAEEFDTVELNASFYRWPRDTTFAGWNRRLPSGFTMSVKAHRGLTHYRRLRSPKPWIERFDRCWTALGDRAEALLVQTHPALERDDDLLADFLSQLPRRIPAAIELRHPSWHVPDVFRLLRHHHAAYVVMSGPGLPCEPQATAELVYVRLHGPAEATMYAGSYPDDQLRQWAERISRWDDDGHRVVVYFNNDLGGHAVRNARTLKRLLAAGVR